Proteins from one Pseudomonas bijieensis genomic window:
- a CDS encoding ribonuclease T2 family protein has product MKQRLAVAVLIVLTLGCMGVGNARESGNARAQSVAGVFDYYLLALSWSPTFCLTHQNDAQCSGKGYGFVLHGLWPQYIKGGWPQSCAPQVPLTREEQKKGLTLFPTRKLMAHEWSKHGTCSGLGAMGYLEVADKALGAVKIPPQLQPFNSSYYFEAEEIIRLFRQNNPGIAPDGIAVICSGPQLSEVRVCMDKDLAFAACGKGVRTQCRAGEIRVPPVR; this is encoded by the coding sequence ATGAAACAACGTCTTGCCGTGGCCGTGCTGATCGTATTGACACTGGGCTGCATGGGAGTGGGCAATGCCCGCGAATCTGGCAATGCACGGGCGCAATCCGTGGCCGGAGTGTTCGATTACTACCTGCTGGCGCTGTCCTGGTCACCGACGTTCTGCCTGACTCACCAGAATGACGCACAGTGCTCCGGTAAAGGCTACGGCTTTGTACTCCATGGCCTCTGGCCGCAATACATCAAGGGCGGCTGGCCGCAATCCTGTGCGCCTCAGGTGCCTTTGACGAGAGAGGAGCAGAAGAAGGGCCTGACCTTGTTTCCTACCCGCAAGTTGATGGCGCATGAGTGGTCCAAGCATGGTACTTGCAGCGGCCTCGGCGCCATGGGCTACCTGGAGGTTGCCGACAAAGCCCTGGGGGCAGTGAAAATCCCACCACAGCTGCAACCGTTCAATTCCTCGTACTATTTTGAAGCCGAGGAGATCATCCGGCTGTTCCGCCAAAACAATCCAGGCATCGCGCCTGATGGCATTGCGGTGATTTGTAGCGGACCGCAGCTGTCGGAAGTGCGGGTTTGCATGGACAAGGACCTGGCGTTCGCCGCGTGTGGCAAGGGTGTCAGGACACAGTGCCGGGCTGGGGAAATCCGAGTGCCGCCTGTGCGGTGA